ACAAGATGAAGGCTGTTTTCATGACAGACAGGGGAAAGGTTCGCCTGCATAATGAAGACAACGGCGGCATCTTTATGAATTCTCACGGGCAGCGCCTTGCCATCGTAGCAGATGGCATGGGCGGCCACCGTGCAGGGGATGTAGCCAGTGATATGACAATCAAGCATCTGAAGGTTCTCTGGGAAACATCAGCGAAGATACAAACAGCAGAAGAGGCAGAAAACTGGCTGGAAGAATCCGTTTTACAGGTCAATCATAAGATTTATGAGCACTCTTTGAAAAATACTGAATGTGAAGGCATGGGAACAACCATAGTGGCGGCCATTTGCACAAATCTATTCGCGACTGTTGTAAACATAGGTGACAGCCGCTGTTATTTACTGAACGAATCAGGCTTCAAACAGTTGACTGAAGATCATTCTCTTGTAAATGAGCTTGTTCGATCTGGGCAAATTTCAAAAGAAGATGCAGAGCATCATCCTCGTAAAAATGTTCTTTTGAGAGCCCTTGGGACAGAAGAATCAGTCGAGATGGATGTTAAGACGATTATCTTTGAAGAGGAAGATGTATTGTTGCTTTGTTCTGATGGGCTCTCCAATAAAGTGAGCCAGGAAGAGATGGAAAGCATCATAACGGACAAGGAAATGTCTTTTGAAGATAAAGCTGCAGAATTCATCAAAAGGGCCAATCAGTACGGCGGCGAAGATAATATTACTCTTGCAATCGTCGAATACCAGGAATTCAACGAGGGCAGGTGAAGAATATGATTATCGGAAAAAGAATCAGCGGTCGTTATAAAATCAAGGATATGATTGGCGGCGGAGGCATGGCGAATGTCTATCTGGCACATGACATGATCCTTGACAGGGATGTGGCAGTCAAGATGCTTCGTCTTGATTTTGCCAATGACGATGAATTCATCCGCAGGTTCCACAGAGAGGCCCAGTCCGCAACTAGTCTTGCACATCCGAACATTGTCAGTATATATGATGTCGGGGAAGAGGACGGGCTATACTATATAGTGATGGAATATGTCGATGGCCAGACTTTAAAGCAATACATACAGCAGCATGCGCCAGTCCCGGTAGAGGAAGCCCTGGACATCATGAAACAACTAACATCCGCTATCTCACATGCGCATCATAATCATATTGTCCATCGTGACATTAAACCGCATAATATTTTGATAGACGCAAGCGGAACTGTCAAAATCACTGACTTTGGTATTGCGATGGCATTGAGTGCAACAAGCATAACCCAAACGAATTCAGTTCTCGGTTCGGTGCATTACCTATCGCCAGAACAAGCCAGAGGCGGGATGGCGAACAAAAAATCTGATATCTATTCAATCGGGATTGTCATGTTTGAATTGCTCACAGGCAGGCTTCCTTTTTCAGGTGAATCAGCCGTTTCGATTGCATTGAAGCACCTTCAGTCAGAGACGCCTTCTTTAAAAAGATGGAATCCTCAAATTCCCCAAAGCGTTGAGAATATTGTTCTGAAGGCAACTGCAAAGGATCCGTTCCATCGATATGATAATGTCGATGAAATGGAAGAGGATTTAAGGACGGCACTTGACAGCAAGCGTTTGAATGAGGACAAATTTGTCATACCCGAGGACGATGAAGCAACCAAGGCAATTCCTATCATAACGAATGACCGCCCTTATCATAATCTTGATGAAACCATCATCCGCAAAGATGCACCTGGTTCGCAGGAGCAGGCACCAAAGGATAAACCGGCGAAAAAGAAGAAAAAGAAGTGGCCGATTATTCTAACCGTTTTGTTTTTGCTCATTCTTACTGCGGGTATTGTCATGGTGACGATTGGTCCAGATCTTTTTGGGCCAAAGGATAAGGAAGTGCCCGATGTCAGCGGAATGGAAGTAGAAGAAGCTGTCGCTGAACTCATGTCAGCTGGTTTTATTATTGGTGATAAAAAAGAAATTAGCGATGAAGAGATCGAAGAAGGTAATGTCATAAGAACAAATCCGAAAGCCGGTAAAATGATCAAAGAGGGTAATGAAATCGATTTGTATATCAGTACCGGTAAAGAAGAACTTGAATTATCGGATTACACCGACAGGATCTACGATGATGTCGTCAAACTGCTTGAAGGAAAAGGCTTTAAAGATATCAAAAAAACCGAAGAGCATGATGATAGCGAGCCTGGTACCATTCTAGAACAATATCCTCCTGGTGGGGAATCTGTCGTTCCAGAGGACACAATTTTGGAATTCAAGATCAGCATGGGGCCGGAATTGGTAACTCTAGGTGATTTAAAAGAATATAACCAGAGAAATCTCGATCTTTATGCTGACACCACTGGGCTTGTTATTGAAAGTACGGAGGAGTTTCATGATACCGTACCCGTCGGATTGGTTATTTCACAAAAACCTGAAGCAGGAACTCAATTGCAGCCAGGAAGTAAGGTAAGTGTCGTCATTTCAAAAGGACCGGAACCTGTTCCGAAAGAAAAGACACTTGAAATTACTGTACCATATCAGCCTAAAGAAGAAGGCGTTCCACAGGAAATCAAGATTTACATGAATGACGTAAACCATACAGATGAAACTCCAATAGATACGATTGAAATCACAGAGGACACAGTTATTAGTCTTGATTTTCTAATCGCGCCTGGCAAAAAGGGTGATTATCGAATCATACGCGATGGAGAAATCTTTGATAGTGGCAGCGTTGAGTATCCAAAAGACTAACAGACAGGGAGTGTTGCTATGCCTGAGGGCAAAATTATCAAGGCGCTGAGCGGTTTTTATTATGTTGCGAATGAAGATGGGATAGTGCAATGCCGTGGACGCGGGGTTTTTCGCAAGAATAAGATTACACCGCTAGTAGGCGATGAGGTCGTTTATCAAGCTGAAAATGACACAGAAGGCTATATCCTCGAAGTCAAAGAACGGAAAAATGAGCTTGTCCGTCCTCCTATTGCAAATGTGGACCAGGCGATACTTGTTTTTTCGGCAGTAGAGCCTGATTTCAGTACGGCACTGCTTGATCGGTTCCTTGTCCTTGTTGAGTATAACCATATCGAGCCCATCATTTGCATTACAAAGATGGATTTGACAAATAACCAGCAGAAGTCGAGACTTGAGGCATTTGCAGAAGATTATCGAAATGCGGGATATGAGGTCATTTTTACCTCTTCGGAAACTTCAGAGGGGCTGGAGAAGCTAAGCCCTCACATCGAAGGCAAGATATCTGTTTTTGCAGGACAGTCTG
The nucleotide sequence above comes from Mesobacillus jeotgali. Encoded proteins:
- a CDS encoding Stp1/IreP family PP2C-type Ser/Thr phosphatase, whose amino-acid sequence is MKAVFMTDRGKVRLHNEDNGGIFMNSHGQRLAIVADGMGGHRAGDVASDMTIKHLKVLWETSAKIQTAEEAENWLEESVLQVNHKIYEHSLKNTECEGMGTTIVAAICTNLFATVVNIGDSRCYLLNESGFKQLTEDHSLVNELVRSGQISKEDAEHHPRKNVLLRALGTEESVEMDVKTIIFEEEDVLLLCSDGLSNKVSQEEMESIITDKEMSFEDKAAEFIKRANQYGGEDNITLAIVEYQEFNEGR
- the pknB gene encoding Stk1 family PASTA domain-containing Ser/Thr kinase; this encodes MIIGKRISGRYKIKDMIGGGGMANVYLAHDMILDRDVAVKMLRLDFANDDEFIRRFHREAQSATSLAHPNIVSIYDVGEEDGLYYIVMEYVDGQTLKQYIQQHAPVPVEEALDIMKQLTSAISHAHHNHIVHRDIKPHNILIDASGTVKITDFGIAMALSATSITQTNSVLGSVHYLSPEQARGGMANKKSDIYSIGIVMFELLTGRLPFSGESAVSIALKHLQSETPSLKRWNPQIPQSVENIVLKATAKDPFHRYDNVDEMEEDLRTALDSKRLNEDKFVIPEDDEATKAIPIITNDRPYHNLDETIIRKDAPGSQEQAPKDKPAKKKKKKWPIILTVLFLLILTAGIVMVTIGPDLFGPKDKEVPDVSGMEVEEAVAELMSAGFIIGDKKEISDEEIEEGNVIRTNPKAGKMIKEGNEIDLYISTGKEELELSDYTDRIYDDVVKLLEGKGFKDIKKTEEHDDSEPGTILEQYPPGGESVVPEDTILEFKISMGPELVTLGDLKEYNQRNLDLYADTTGLVIESTEEFHDTVPVGLVISQKPEAGTQLQPGSKVSVVISKGPEPVPKEKTLEITVPYQPKEEGVPQEIKIYMNDVNHTDETPIDTIEITEDTVISLDFLIAPGKKGDYRIIRDGEIFDSGSVEYPKD
- the rsgA gene encoding ribosome small subunit-dependent GTPase A, translating into MPEGKIIKALSGFYYVANEDGIVQCRGRGVFRKNKITPLVGDEVVYQAENDTEGYILEVKERKNELVRPPIANVDQAILVFSAVEPDFSTALLDRFLVLVEYNHIEPIICITKMDLTNNQQKSRLEAFAEDYRNAGYEVIFTSSETSEGLEKLSPHIEGKISVFAGQSGVGKSSLLNAIRPDLELKTDDISSHLGRGKHTTRHVELISINNGLVADTPGFSSLEFTEIEAEELNSCFPEISKISDDCKFRGCLHMAEPKCAVKAAVDSGELPLYRYEHYKDFLLEIKDRKPRY